Below is a genomic region from Erigeron canadensis isolate Cc75 chromosome 7, C_canadensis_v1, whole genome shotgun sequence.
TCGTTCTAGCATTcaacttaacaccataatcatgACTAAAGTCGATTCAACATGAGATTGAGCGAAACCGATCatatgatcagttacccagaaTGTGAATCAACATCAAGCCAACACAAACACGAAACAACATCGAGTAACAACAGTATAGGAGCTCAAGAACATGTTGCAGCAACTCTATAACATCCCACGAGCCAAACAGCCAAGAAATTACATCCATAGAGGTCTAGGTCGATCTTGGAACGAGTTAGGACGTAATATTAGtacatattaacatattaacactattttcttatcacattttcagatttcaggATCAAATTAACACATGAACACTTTgaacttcaagaacaagttatgttCATATTTGAAAATGGGTTTTGCAAATTAAATCGtgttatgactcaaatttgttcatcaaaatgatgttaaacacatttggacacaaacccattgcttataaacatgattttcaaacaaaatcggaccaaatcatcaagaacaagaatataaaaagtacacttttgttttgaccaaattctcaaaagatgttgttattacctgtgatttgttgctagaaacgtgttttgatcgtcacaaggaacccaaaagtacaaatgatttcacaaaaacaactCAAGATCAAAAGGGTgatttttagtgtgtgaaaaggtagTGGAAGTGTtcctgactatgtgtttttagagagagagaggtgtttggaggtgatgaatgaatagtgaattttCTCACACTACAATATTCTATGTATACAttttccaaatgaatgcactaggtatttccaagggactatttgtgaacattttgcactagaacaattatggacatgaacatttatgaaccgaaccttcatattttatcgaattaattcataatccgtcacataaatcaagatttaagatctaattgaccttcaaataagcacatattttaagtctaaagtacgtcaagaacttaaatagattggactgtctagccgttcagaTGACGAAAGTACGATCTAAGAGcttaattagaatattcgtaaggcggttgttacagaGGCGTAAAGATATTTTCGATTTAAACTTCCTAATGAAACTttgtcaagaaaaaaaaaacaattatatagttaaatgatgagaaaatgtcacaaatggtccttgtagtttGTCACATTCGCATTTTGCCCCTGGTGTTTTTTTTCCATTGCAACTGGCCCCTgactttttcattttcgttAGCAGAAGCCACTGATactaacttctgttaaattTCGCCGTTTAACCAACCACAAGGACTAAATGTGATAAAACAATAAATACATTAAGTGAATCTAATATACACACATgtaaatctatatctatgtcTCTGTaacttatttatatgtaaaaatatagaaacaaTCCATTAATTATCATACATTTTCATATCTCCAGCTCTTCATAATCTCTTCCCAAAAATAATTCATACACATACTGAcatacaatatatgtatatagatatatgtttagatctattattattccccaaacaaaatttttttaatttttccaaCAAAAATATCTTATCCATGAAACAATAATCATTCAAATACTAGATTTGTGATTTGTAACTCAACTTCCAAACTCTATATCTATAAAGAATTACGGAGAAAAACGAAAAGCATATCCATGGTGGTTTGGTGGCGGCGACGCAGTGACGGTCGAGTATCTTAGTGACAATATTGACATCGATTGCATGTGGCTATTAAAGCTTTAGAATATGAACAACAAATCAAAGATTGTGGCTATTAAAGATTCATGAGTGTGATTTtcttgaaactatatatttttttgtctaTTGTAATTTAGATTTTTTTGGATCGAAACCAAGTAATGATTTTGTCATGCATAAACAATTAGAAAATGGGTTTTTCTAAATGAACAGGTGATCATGAAAACCATGAAAACTTTTGGTTTTGTGTTCAAGAATTTTGATAGATTGATGGATGGATTGATCTTTGCAAGTGTTTAATGTTTTGAAATTTaagggtagttttagttttaatattGTAAACCAAAAACTGTAGACTAAAAACGTATGAGATTGACCCTgcgtatgatatatatatgtattcataATTATTTGTGTGTATATTTGTTTAAAGATATGGTAATTTAAAAGATATGGTGATTTAAATCTTCgttgtttgattttattattatcattactaGTGAAGGAAATTTGGAAAAACCATGTTTGGCTGGATTTTAGTGGTGGTGGAAGAAGGAGAAGgaaggaggaagaagaagaatgatgTTTTATTTAAATGGACAATTATATCCTCACTAACGGTCATAAACTAACGAATGTTAGTGTTAGGGACTTCTGGcaacgaaaatgaaaaagtcagggaccatttacaacaaaaaaaaaacacagagaGCAAAATACGAATGTAACAAACCACATGggccatttgtgacattttctcttaaatgattttaaaagtatatataataagattATAGGTGCTTTCTATGTACTTTCATAAAGTGCTTTCATGTCCAAGTTTCTGAACTTTGACTATGTCATCCTATTTTAAATTAGTGTACAATTAAAGTAATTCATTTACCAACCCCCATTGATATAGTATAAAAGCCATCATCACCTTCTCTTTTCAAGTAGTCAAATTGATCTAATTAAGCAACCTTAGTTTCAATGAAGTCTCCAAGTGTTGAGATCATTTCAGATTGTTTCATAAAACCTGAAATAATAACAGAAGAAACCAACAAACCAACATATTTGTCACCATGGGATTATTGCATGTTGTCTGTAAATTACATTCAAAAAGGTCTCCTTTACCCCTTACCAAAAAACCAAGATCAATTCAACATGACCACCTACTTAGATGACCTCAAAAGCTCTCTTTCAACAACTCTAACCCATTTTCACCCACTCGCGGCCCGTCTAGCCACACGAAAACTCGAAAACTCGCCTTCATTCGTTGTTTTCATTAACCCGGAAAATAGCCCGGGAGCTAGATTTATTCATGGGAAAGTGAATTTGACTATAGATGATATTCTTGGACCAAATGATGTCCCATTGATTGTTCAGTCTTTTTTTGATCATCACAAAGCTATTGATCATGATGGTCATGAAATGTCGTTGCTTTCGGTTCAAGTCACCGAGCTCGTTGATGGGATTTTTATTGGGTGTTCAATTAATCATATGCTGGTTGATGGTTCTTCATTTTGGCATTTCTTCAACTCTTGGTCAGAAGTTTTCAATTCCAAAGGACAAAATGGTAATTTCATGATCTCTTAATTTATCTCTTGTGATGTAAATCATGTGATTGAGGGCGGTCAAAGAATCAAAATATttgaatctttttaaaaattgaaatttatttttgtttttgacatTTGAATAATTAGAGTCTCTTTATTTCacttatcaaaaatcaaaaatgtcattcgaaaatatattatttttaggttgattattttcatttttaaatatcttttcaATAGATAAATATTAAAGACTCTGTATTACTATTTAAATGTAtctgtttttaaaattaaaaaaatcgtatctgttaataaaaaaatccaaaacTAAGTCAGTCAGGCATTCACGACACATCacttaaaagttttaaatttgtatcataccaaaatttaatatatataaaaagtcgTTAACCCCGTGACTATTCGCTTAAAAAGACATGAGCACCGTTACTTAAACATTACAAATATGTAGTTCATAATTGATTTTTTCAGTTGTAACAAATATGAGTAGGTTTTAATTTAACTACTATGCAGAATTTAGGTTCCTACTAAAGTACTAAACATAAGGACATTTTGTATAACTATTACCCGATCAGcttattttatatacaaacaaacTTTACTAATTTTTCTTTCGAATGTGCCAGGAAAATTTTCTAGTTTCGTTCCTATCTCGCGTCCTCCGATCATAGAAAGATGGGTTCCACCAGGATCCGACCCGATACTCTCCCTTCCATTTACTCATGAAGATGAGTACATCGACAGGCCAAATCCTCCGTTGCTAAGAGAACGAATATTCCATTTATCATCAGCGTCTCTTTCTAAACTTAAATCGAAAGTGAATCTAGAGTGCAATACAACGAAAATCTCTACATTGCAGTCGCTATCAGCGGTTGTGTGGAGAAGCATCACTCGAGCACGGGGTTTTCCAGCTGATCAGGAAGTTGGCTGCAGATTGGCGATTAACAATAGAGGCAGATTATCTCCACCCCTGCCTCAAAATTACCTCGGTAATGTTAAACTTAAACTAgtctaattaaaaatttacttCTTTTAAAAGCAAATCTACTCTGTTTCTAAACTGCTCCAAATAATCTTAAAATTACCCATTTCATAATTGAACCGTGAACTTCATCCCGAGAGGTATAAGCCAGAGTGGGCTAGCCCTACATTGACGCcacattttcttttaaaaacacaatatcCATATAACATAGAATTCACTCTGACTATAATTATTTACCATATTTCAGGTAATTCGATTCAAGCTTTGAGACACACAACAACCGCTGGAGAGTTGTTGGATCACAATGTCGGGTGGGTGGCAAGGATGTTGCATGAAGGGGTGGCTAACCATGGTGATAAGGCGATTAGAGAATACGTGGACTCGTGGGTTAAGCGTCCTTTTGTGTATAAGATGAATCAGTTTTTTGATCCTAAAAGCATACAAATGGGAAGTTCGCCGAGGTTTGATATGTATGGAAATGAATTCGGGTTGGGGAAAGGATTGGCGGTTTTGAGTGGGTATGCTAATAAGTTTGACGGGAAGGTGACGTTGTATGAAGGACGAGACGGAGGAGGAAGCATGGATTTGGAAGTCTGTTTGTTGCCAGAAAATATGGAAGCTTTTGAATCTGATCAAGAATTCATGAGTATTGTTAATGGTGAAATTGACATatgaagaaaaaagataatCATATGTAAGAATGTaataaaaagtttggttttCATTGTTTAATCAAATTTGTGGTTACTTATCAAATGCTATATAGTTGTCTTTTAACTAGATCACTTTATAAATTATCGTCACAACGGCACAACTTGTCCAGATGATGGTTTGGTTTTACTCCGAAGTCTCTACTTTTTCACAGGCAAAGCCGAATGGCattaactttcaaattttagaaAACAATTCAACTCAACGAATTGTTGATTTCTTAAAAAATTATTCAAGCATACATTATTTTCTCATTATAGTAGAATATTATCAATCTTTAAATCATACAAAATCATGACCTATAAAACTAAGCATACATTCTACAAATATTCAAATAGTGTTTATTATAGATCAAGGCATCAAGCAGAAATTTAGTGCTATGTAGAAAAACTTAAGATGAAAACTTTGAACTTCTTGATGAGCAGCATAAATAAATGGAAAATTGATACAAGTTGGGTCTTTGGTTCATCATAAAAAAAGAATCTAAAATGATAACAACATACATAGACCTTTAAACTTTAATGGTAACAGGCAAAGATTATATTATTTGCCAATAATTTATCCAAAGACACCACCTTACTTGTGATCCAATAAATGATACAATCTTCATGCCCTTATTCCGGCTCATGTATTAGTAAATCCCGTCGATTTACAGATTGGGCAGGAATTCTTCTGCTGCAACCATTGTTTGACGCAGCCATGATGGAAGTCATGCCCGCACTCTAGTGTTCCAAGATCATCTCCATCCTTATATTCCTcctaaaaacaatataaaaatgtCAAGATTTTGACAATCCAAAGTATTATTCTAACAGATCAGTTTATAATGTTTACCTTATACAAAAAAAGATTCAACATTTGATATgaatataactaatatatatcaaataagcTTAGGATAATCCAAAATCAGTTTGAGACTTGTGATAGAATAGTTGATTGTTGTCAAACAATCGTACCTGCCTCTTTTTGTATTTCAAtctcataagtcataactaCTTAACACAAGGATGTCCTTTCCTTTATGGTCATTTTATTTCTTAGCTTCTTAAATGGCATCCATTACATTACAGCTGATTATTCGATTTTTTTTGGGAAACTTGGTTTTGGAAGTTTGAACATTGGATTACCTGGCAAATGCAGCATGGTTCTGCTGCAAGACTTGCTTCAGGCAAAACATATTGTTTCTGTTTGAGATGCTTTAAAATGGTTTCTTCTGTTAATCCTGTGTTAACATTTCCAATGCGTTCTTCCAACGCTAGTAGCTCCTGAGGGATGCAAACAGATGTTATGATTAGTGACCTTCTTTTATTATAATGAAGGCTcagaaaaaatttaaataataatacctCATATGACATATTGTCAATATCAAGCCGCATATCTCTATGCCTATCGTGAATATCCGCTATTCCGTAGAAGACTGACTGATCTAAGAGCATAAGATCCTGCCATAAGGTTCCAAGCAACAACAAAATTAGGACCACAAACAGtatattctttcttttaaaTTCTATCACAATAACTAGAAGTAGGAAGAAGGGTAAATCAAGTGACTGGCCAATATCAGGTTGAAACAGGTTATCTTCAGTACATTCCGAAACGGTCAGGTTATGTTAGGAGCAAACACTTTTTTGCCCATTTTGTTAAAAGAATAATCACTTCTTTGATTATGATTACAGAAACTATATTGTCACCACATTAAGTTAATTCCTTGAATAAGAGGTTAGACACATTTAAGaagggtaatggagggaaccctagccccggtaccacaattggatacccatcgactcaccctgtatgagccatatgatgccggtacgATACCTCCAttctaatccccacatgatcggaaggatcgaacccgcgtatttaaacttcacaggTGGGCCtgggcttcattggtaacgggtaccttgAATGAATTATTTTGTGTGTTAAGTGGGGATCGAACATGAGACTTTAAGGTCACCAAGTGTTCTCTTTACCACCAGGCCAACTCCTTGTTGGTAGAGGCTAAACACATTTAGAgaaaaagaacatatgtatAGCTTTTAACACGTTGACCTGATCCTATTTTAGCTTGAACATTTTGTAATTAATCCATTGGTTGTAGGCAAAACATGACTCTATAGACACATCCCTTAGGTACTTTTCTTGATTTCCCACtaactcattttcaaattattatGAAAATTCATACAAGGGTGTGAAAAACTAACCTCAAATCGCAAGGGCTCGCCCCTTCGCATAAGATCCAGCACACTACGAATctgcaatatatataaaaaaaaaaagttagagaaaaattccagaaatgaAAAGAACTTCTGAAGTTGAGAAATAGTAAGAATGTTTCCAGGTTCATACGTTGCAAAACTAGATCGCATACcacatacaagtatacaacaaaTCACAATAATCAAGTAACAAATTATCAGAAAAAGAAGTGATCAGAGACCAACCTCTGAAACTAGCCGGCCTCTTCCTTCACTACCAGGCGTTGTTGACCGTGAGAGATGTGGAAATCGGAGAGCACCATCAAGGTGCCGACTAAGCAATAATGAAGACCTTGAGTGaggttgatgatgatgaccttGAATGCCAGCAACAGGCGGGCTCCCACTATCCTGTGAAGAAGATAAACTCCTCAGAACTGTCGGAATTCTCGGGAGAAGATTACCGGTTTGCCCTCCACTTGTCTCTGAATCTGCGGCAGATAACAAAGACCTCCTAAGATACGCTGATAATCTTCTAGGATGATAATGTGAAGAAGGCCCAGAACTAGGTCCACTTCGAGAAGACGAAGCACCACCCTGTGCTGTGGTGTTAACTGCCCCATCACCAACACCATTTGGATTCCACTCCAGTTCGGTTTCAGCACCATCTTGTATATTATTTTGTGGTGCAAATAAGGGACGATTTGAAATTGAATCGAGACCATTCCTATCTCCTGATATAACAAGATTGGATGATCTGTTGGCTCTCGACGCAGTATGTCGAGTCCATCTTTGTGTCGACTGAAGATTTCTTCTCAAAGATGGAATTCTCAGAACGGGCTGCCCTTGATGACTTGATGGAACCTCCGACGTCGGGTTAAGTCTCAAAGAGGAATAGTGACCTGCAATATCAGTTTCctgattgttattattaatggGTAACGGGTTAGCTTCTTGGTGGGAAGAACTAATCCTCGGATTCACATTTCTATGAGGGTTTTCAGATTGGTTATCCGAAGAAACAGTGCTaacattcaatccaagtcgcgGGATAGTTGGGTCGAATGGAGGGTTTTCACCAATTGTGTGCCAAGGGCTTGAACCACCCTCATGCCTTTGAAAAGTGTTTGAACTCCCAACACCAGAAGAAGATTGTCCAATACTTAATTCTACTGCCTTCCTTTTACGGGAAAACCTGCGGTCATCTAACTCAAACCGATGTGAAGATGGGCCAAACGGATCAGAAAACGTTGAACTTGAAGAACCATTATCACCCAAAGATAGCACACTCGATGGTTGTTCAATACTTGATTTCATTAGAGTAGGCCACCCACGTTCTGGTCTAGGTTCGGTATGAGTTGGGTTCATTTGGTCTGGACCAGAGCTTGAACTAGGTTCGCCTAAATCCCACAAATTTTCGTTCTCCCCTTCCTCTTCTGAAGAATCCAAGGATATATAATCTGACAACTGGTTTGAAGAAGCATTTTGCATATTATCCCAACAAATTTGTGGATCAACTACAGGACTCGATGTTGAACCGTGTTCAAACACTACAGAGTCTGATAAAGAACCAATTGCACCGCCCCTCTGCCCTTGCATTAGATCCGTCTAATTGAAGTGAAAACACATTCAAACCGAAATTAATGAGCTGTAA
It encodes:
- the LOC122607844 gene encoding uncharacterized acetyltransferase At3g50280-like, which translates into the protein MKSPSVEIISDCFIKPEIITEETNKPTYLSPWDYCMLSVNYIQKGLLYPLPKNQDQFNMTTYLDDLKSSLSTTLTHFHPLAARLATRKLENSPSFVVFINPENSPGARFIHGKVNLTIDDILGPNDVPLIVQSFFDHHKAIDHDGHEMSLLSVQVTELVDGIFIGCSINHMLVDGSSFWHFFNSWSEVFNSKGQNGKFSSFVPISRPPIIERWVPPGSDPILSLPFTHEDEYIDRPNPPLLRERIFHLSSASLSKLKSKVNLECNTTKISTLQSLSAVVWRSITRARGFPADQEVGCRLAINNRGRLSPPLPQNYLGNSIQALRHTTTAGELLDHNVGWVARMLHEGVANHGDKAIREYVDSWVKRPFVYKMNQFFDPKSIQMGSSPRFDMYGNEFGLGKGLAVLSGYANKFDGKVTLYEGRDGGGSMDLEVCLLPENMEAFESDQEFMSIVNGEIDI
- the LOC122607236 gene encoding probable E3 ubiquitin-protein ligase RHG1A, with amino-acid sequence MQGQRGGAIGSLSDSVVFEHGSTSSPVVDPQICWDNMQNASSNQLSDYISLDSSEEEGENENLWDLGEPSSSSGPDQMNPTHTEPRPERGWPTLMKSSIEQPSSVLSLGDNGSSSSTFSDPFGPSSHRFELDDRRFSRKRKAVELSIGQSSSGVGSSNTFQRHEGGSSPWHTIGENPPFDPTIPRLGLNVSTVSSDNQSENPHRNVNPRISSSHQEANPLPINNNNQETDIAGHYSSLRLNPTSEVPSSHQGQPVLRIPSLRRNLQSTQRWTRHTASRANRSSNLVISGDRNGLDSISNRPLFAPQNNIQDGAETELEWNPNGVGDGAVNTTAQGGASSSRSGPSSGPSSHYHPRRLSAYLRRSLLSAADSETSGGQTGNLLPRIPTVLRSLSSSQDSGSPPVAGIQGHHHQPHSRSSLLLSRHLDGALRFPHLSRSTTPGSEGRGRLVSEIRSVLDLMRRGEPLRFEDLMLLDQSVFYGIADIHDRHRDMRLDIDNMSYEELLALEERIGNVNTGLTEETILKHLKQKQYVLPEASLAAEPCCICQEEYKDGDDLGTLECGHDFHHGCVKQWLQQKNSCPICKSTGFTNT